Proteins encoded in a region of the Saccharothrix ecbatanensis genome:
- a CDS encoding putative bifunctional diguanylate cyclase/phosphodiesterase, whose protein sequence is MTAPLPQDADGLRARTRLAKKWAYLLSSKTFIPMASPEVERKLLGLVERLCAGVATEALAQRAGQEVGEALVDLNCTTAEGLQVSVEIVGKGLLGMPALAPPDKLRERVVDVIASLTAAFVAQVKASTLAQQEQLGRSLYRAMREAQVELQLSEARFELLEHHLSTGIAIADVDGGLVRSNAALGRIVDRTPAELTALPVFELVHEDDRTALRADFAELTNGGTASITQPRQLLRGDGELAWVTLTLSPLRRTEGPAQVMVLAEDATDVNLLQGQLNHQALHDVLTRLPNRQYFTSRLEQALRTADPGAGVSVFHLDLDGFSRITGGLGREVGDHVLKIVAGRLRALVVEENAMVARFGHDEFAILVENTPTTPDVVTMIRRINDLLSAPFHADGNRVAVSATIGVVHRPPRDSTPSDLLDSADLTLRRARGVGRRQWELADRAQDGRDRRTFSLAATMPGAWENGEIRVLYRPVVRLADGRVESADVVLRWDHPTLGGLPHEQCLALAEDTGLIVPLGTWALRMACEQAQAWREEPGRDLPVRWALTPSQAADPDLLGAVRDVLSESGLPTSSLRLGAPAQALFGDLGEAADNLRYLAEHEVGVELDEFTAAPADLVRLLEGGSVRAVRMAQSSATEPDSTVARALAGVLEVVRDAGIGLTAAGVTTPEQARWWREVGADTASGPLFAPAGPPDAITR, encoded by the coding sequence ATGACCGCGCCGCTCCCCCAGGACGCGGATGGGCTGCGTGCCCGCACCAGGCTCGCCAAGAAGTGGGCCTACCTGCTCAGTTCCAAGACGTTCATCCCGATGGCGAGCCCCGAGGTGGAGCGCAAGCTGCTCGGTTTGGTGGAGCGGCTGTGCGCCGGGGTGGCGACGGAGGCGTTGGCGCAGCGCGCGGGCCAGGAGGTCGGCGAGGCGCTGGTCGACCTGAACTGCACCACGGCCGAGGGTCTCCAGGTGTCGGTGGAGATCGTGGGCAAGGGCCTGCTGGGCATGCCCGCGCTCGCGCCGCCGGACAAGCTGCGCGAACGCGTGGTGGACGTGATCGCCTCGCTGACCGCCGCGTTCGTGGCTCAGGTGAAGGCCTCCACCCTGGCGCAGCAGGAGCAGCTCGGCCGGTCGCTGTACCGGGCGATGCGCGAGGCCCAGGTCGAACTCCAGCTCAGCGAGGCCCGGTTCGAGCTGCTGGAGCACCACCTGTCCACCGGTATCGCGATCGCGGACGTGGACGGCGGGCTGGTGCGGTCGAACGCCGCGCTGGGCCGGATCGTGGACCGGACGCCCGCCGAGTTGACCGCGTTGCCGGTGTTCGAGCTGGTGCACGAGGACGACCGCACCGCGTTGCGCGCCGATTTCGCGGAGCTGACCAACGGCGGCACGGCGTCGATCACCCAGCCGCGCCAGTTGCTGCGCGGCGACGGCGAGCTGGCCTGGGTGACGCTCACCCTGTCGCCGCTGCGCCGGACCGAGGGCCCGGCGCAGGTGATGGTGCTCGCCGAGGACGCGACGGACGTCAACCTGTTGCAGGGCCAGCTCAACCACCAGGCGCTGCACGACGTGCTGACCAGGCTGCCGAACCGGCAGTACTTCACCAGCCGGCTGGAACAGGCGCTGCGCACGGCGGATCCGGGCGCGGGCGTCAGCGTGTTCCACCTGGACCTCGACGGTTTCTCGCGCATCACCGGCGGGCTCGGCCGCGAGGTCGGCGACCACGTGCTCAAGATCGTCGCCGGTCGGCTGCGGGCGCTGGTGGTGGAGGAGAACGCGATGGTGGCCCGGTTCGGCCACGACGAGTTCGCGATCCTGGTGGAGAACACGCCGACCACGCCGGACGTGGTGACGATGATCCGGCGGATCAACGACCTGCTGTCCGCGCCGTTCCACGCCGACGGCAACCGGGTGGCGGTGTCCGCGACGATCGGCGTGGTGCACCGGCCGCCGCGCGATTCGACGCCGTCGGACCTGCTCGACTCGGCCGACCTGACGTTACGGCGGGCCAGGGGCGTCGGGCGCAGGCAGTGGGAGTTGGCCGACCGGGCGCAGGACGGCCGTGACCGGCGCACGTTCAGCCTGGCCGCGACCATGCCCGGCGCGTGGGAGAACGGCGAGATCCGGGTGCTGTACCGGCCGGTGGTGCGGCTCGCGGACGGGCGGGTGGAGTCGGCGGACGTGGTGTTGCGGTGGGACCACCCGACGTTGGGCGGGCTGCCGCACGAGCAGTGCCTGGCGCTGGCCGAGGACACCGGGCTGATCGTGCCGCTGGGCACGTGGGCGCTGCGGATGGCGTGCGAGCAGGCTCAAGCGTGGCGGGAGGAACCGGGGCGCGACCTGCCGGTGCGGTGGGCGTTGACGCCGAGCCAGGCGGCCGACCCGGACCTGCTGGGCGCGGTGCGGGACGTGCTGTCCGAGTCCGGGCTGCCGACGTCGTCGCTGCGGCTGGGCGCGCCCGCTCAGGCGCTGTTCGGCGACCTCGGTGAGGCGGCCGACAACCTGCGGTACCTGGCGGAGCACGAGGTGGGCGTCGAGCTGGACGAGTTCACCGCCGCGCCCGCCGACCTGGTGCGACTGCTGGAGGGCGGGTCGGTGCGGGCGGTGCGGATGGCGCAGTCGTCCGCCACGGAGCCGGATTCGACCGTGGCACGGGCGTTGGCCGGTGTGCTGGAGGTGGTGCGTGACGCCGGCATCGGCCTGACCGCGGCCGGCGTCACGACCCCCGAGCAAGCCCGGTGGTGGCGGGAGGTGGGTGCGGACACCGCGTCCGGTCCCCTGTTCGCTCCCGCCGGTCCACCGGACGCGATCACCCGATAG